Part of the Rhinolophus sinicus isolate RSC01 linkage group LG14, ASM3656204v1, whole genome shotgun sequence genome is shown below.
TGTCTTTCAGAAAAATGGGTGAACCACCTCTGGAGAATGGGTCAATTCCATTCCTGGGGTGTGCTCTGCAATTTGGTGCCAATCCTCTTGAGTTCCTCAGAGCAAATCAAAGGAAACATGGTCATGTTTTTACCTGCAAATTAATGGGAAACTATGTCCACTTCATCACAAATCCCTTGTCATACCATAAAGTGTTGTGCCATGGAAAATACTTTGATTGGAAAAAATTTCATTTCACTACTTCTGCAAAGGTAACCAGTTTTGCATTTATGtgaaatttgtttgttttctactttttattatgTCAGCTCACTTAGTCATTTTGAGGTACTCCCAAGTTAGAGATGTTAAAGAGAGTTACCCTTACATGGAGATTGTTAGAAATATAATCAAACTAAATATAACCTCTTGGTACTAAtcattctaaaattcaaaataagtatAGATTTGTCATTTCTTAACCAGCTAATGAGGATGAAATAACAATTAAACATTTTACTGAGCCAGATGGCACTGTACGAGTAAGAGGTACAAACTCACTCATATCAATGATGTCTACACAACATCCAGAGTGCATGTGTTGAGAACTTAACATTGAACAATTATTTTAACACACTAATGCCACACCATTGTTTAATTTGGTTAAGGAATTGACCAAATATTTTGGCATCACTTAGATGTAACCTAAGTGACtcttttatggagaaaaaaattaaccaatatttactgagtctcTGTAAAGGCATATTAGACATGGTGTCCGCCTCTAAGTAGATTAAAGTCtacaaaaaatataagaaaacactaATGGTTAAAAACCATTATTGATTAGTACCAAATTAATGTGCAAACAAGTGCtccagtgaaagaaaaataagaaataggcAAAGAGAGTGGTTGAGGGAAGTTTCACTGAAGAACTGGGATTTAACCTGGTCATAAAGGAAGGCAAAATGATTTGGCCATTTATTAATAAAGTACTATGAAACTGTATGTAGGAAGGCCAATCCTCCTGCCCTCCTCATTTGGTTTTTAATAGGTAAATTTTTTGCAAATGAAACATTCCCAGTTATGAAAGTATCTagtttatttttcagtcatttactAGCACTGGGTCAGGTTTAATGTTTTTCCccacacatttcattttctctctctctcttttttttaaagtttattggggtgacaattgttactaaattacatagatttttcaggtgtacaattctgtattacatcatctataaatcccattgtgtgttcaccatccagagtcagttctccttccatcaccatatatttgatcccccttactctcatctcccaccccccgcccccttaccctctggtaaccactaaactattgtctgtgtctatgagtttttgtttctcatttgtttgtcttgttcttttgttgtttttggtttatataccacatatcagtgaaatacacatttcattttctgtcaGGCATTTGGACACAGAAGCATTGATCCGAGTGATGGAAATACcactgaaaacataaacaaagctTTTGTCAAAACTCTGCAGGGTGATGCCTTGAATTCCCTCACAGAAGCCATGATGGAAAACCTCCAACTTGTCATGAGATCTCCTGTTCAACCTGAATCAAAGATGTCTGCCTGGGTGACAGAAGGCATGTATGCCTTTTGCTACCGAGTGATGTTTGAAGCTGGGTATTTAACTCTGTTTGGCAGAGATCTTGCAGGGCAAGATGCACAAAAAGCACTTATTCTGAATAGCCTTGACAACTTCAAGCAATTTGACAAAATCTTTCCAGCCCTGGTAGCAGGCCTTCCCATTCATGTGTTCAAGACCGCACACCATGCCCGGGAAAAGCTGGCGGAGGGCTTGAGGCATGAGAACCTGGGAAAGAGAGACCATATGTCGGAACTGGTCAGGTTTCTGAATGACATGCTCTTCACCTTGGATGACATGGAGAAGGCAAAGACGCAACTCGCTGTCCTGTGGGCATCGCAAGCAAACACCATTCCGGCCACTTTCTGGAGCTTATTTCAAATGATTAGGTAACTAGCAACTTttccaattatttctttcttttagtagAAGGCAGAAATTCaactatagaaagaaaaagaaagactcctGGTACTTTCTCATGTTATAAATCTGTTTGCATACCTTTTGGTGTATGAAAAAAGTTCTTTTCTGtacatcttttcttttcacttttaatagGAGCCCTGAAGCAATGAAAGCAGCTACTGAAGAAGTGAATAAAACACTCGAGAATGCTGGTCAAAAAATCAGTTTTGAGGGCAATGCTATTTGTTTGACTCAAGTTCAACTGAATGATATGCCAGTGCTCGGTATGCTGACTATGTTAcatttcattctctctgtctGACTAACAGTAGTTGTCAGTATACATTATGCACATACTTGTTCTAGGGACTATGCTAAGTATTTTGCATGTGTTGTCTCTTTTGACCGTCACAGCAACTCTGTGACTAGGGACTGTTACTATTTCTACATaataagtgaggaaactgaaagagGTTAAGTTACTGTCTGGGATTGAACGGTGGAACCAATTACAGCGTTAATGTGGGACCCTTGATCCTATACTCTCCACCACTTCTTTGCATTACCCTATTCtgtctcttttattatttctcttcccaaTTTTATGGTTAATGGGAGCATACTATTTATGTTCACAAAATCAAGGAGAAAAAAGTACCATCAAGAAACTATAATTAGCTGCATGCGTTAGGTGATGGGATtgaaggttattttatttttattattttttcttctttgtatttaataaaaatacaaaaaattctatttttatagtaagaaagagatttctttttgtttttgttatttttgtccaGAGGAAAGAAACCAGTGTATGCTCAGAGGGGCAGTGTGTCTTAGTGGAAGGGACTAGGAGGCCAGAAGCGCAGTTCCCTTGTTGGGCTCTGCTCTGCCACAGGAGATCTCGGACATATCATTTCATTTCTGAGGGccttacttttctcatttgtaaaataaagtgcTAACTTGCTATGATTTTACACACAATCGTGTGCTAAGCACCGAAAACATGACAGGGAGAGAGGTGACGGTCAGGCCAACCTTCTTGTTAGATCTGTATATTTTAGCTATTATCAGGGTGGTTCTTTTGTCCCTTTGTGTCTTTACCAGGCAGCGGAGCCTTGTCATACAACATCAGATAGCGTACTGATAAAAAGGGGTTCTTGTAAACACTGAATTGAAGCTGCATCAAACCTCTGGAAAAATGTTTCTAAGTAAAAGTGTTATCAATATATTAAATCTCAAAAATGACAAACTTTGAATAATTCACATAAAAGTGATTTACTGATTTTCCCAATTGCATTGTCTAGTGTCATGTAGAAATAAGATTCCTGTTCCGTAAAATTATGGAAATCTAGTTTTCATTGATGACTCAGAagattatatatttatcaaaagatTATTCTGGACTCAGATTACCagattaaaaaacacattcaGACACAATTGAATTACTGAAAACTTTGGGAAATTTGTATCTGGCAGCTTCCTGTAGTCTGTTTAGCTTTGTGTTATAGGCTGCTAGAAGCATTTCAAACTGTATATACTATGTAGcctttaaatactttatttgttcttccttcttctttccctcttcttgtctcttccttttaaaatatttagatagtaTTATCAAGGAGTCTCTGCGGCTTTCCAGTGCCTCCCTGAACATCCGGACTGCTAAAGAGGATTTCACTTTGCACCTCCAGGATGGTTCCTACAATATCCGCAAAGATGACATCATAGCTCTCTATCCACAGTTAATGCATTTAGATCCAGAAATCTACCCAGATCCTTTGGTAAGTGCTTGTTCATCAAACTTCAATATGCAGGTGATGTCTACCCAGATCGAAGTAAAGAGGAAATTCACCATTGTAGAATTGATTTGATCATCAAAGCCATAGGGATTGTCTCCTTTAAAGGCTTAGAGGCTGATAATATACTGACCCTCATAGCTTCTGATCTGAACCCTTCTTTCAAGCTCTGCCTAACTGAGGAACTAGTCACCCAGGCAAAATAGGAGGTATTATAAAGCTTTCTTTTCCCATCGACTTTCATTAAGCTTCTGTTCCTTGTCAGTTTTTGATTCACAGTGGAGTATTTGCAAAACTGCTAAtacattgaatttaaaaagaaaattattctttagaGCTTCCAGGTCAACAAAGAGATACATTTATGTAAAACTAGCTTataggtttgttttctttgtatttttcttgcagACTTTTAAATATGATCGATACCTGgatgaaaatgggaaaacaaagaccACCTTCTTCTACAGCAATGGACTCAAGTTAAAGTATTACTACATGCCCTTCGGGTCAGGAGCTACAATATGTCCTGGAAGATTATTTGCTGTTCAGGAAATCAAGCAATTTTTGATTCTGATGCTTTCCTATTTTGAACTAGAGCTCGTGGAGAGCCATGTTAAATGTCCTCCTTTGGACCAGTCCCGTGCAGGCTTGGGCGTTTTACCACCATTAAATGATGTTGAGtttaaatacaaattgaaacATTTGTGAATATATGGTTGGAAAAAGAGGACCCTAGATGATGTGACAGGACTGCGGAATGCCATCACTTATCCGTCCCTTTGGACAGATGGATTTAATGGTGGTGGAGCTGATTCACTAGGTCCAGTTCTGTTCACCGATATTTGCTTGTGAATCTAAATGTTTTCGTGAAAGTTTCCAGAAGCTGTCTCAGACTGTGCTAGTGAAAGAAACTTGTTTCTAGGAGCACAataatgtgttttcatttgaAGAAGTCAGTGAATGTTCATGAAGTCAGGGACGAAACTTCATTATCTTCAGAGGAGAAAGTCTTTTCCCCCCCAGAATGAAGATATTCCAATtggcagaattttttttcctaaggaaacaactttatttttataaaaactacgCAACAATTATAGGTACAAATTCACGTTTTAGTGAAAGTGCATGATTTTTTTGATTAGATGTATGATTCTTCAGGTATAGATTTATATTATAAAGCATATTTCAAAGGATTATATTATGCCTTTTagtaaagagaaaatcttttccAGTTTTCCCTATATCCAGTATTCAggaatttgaaaataatgatcTGTTGtcctgaaaacattaaaatggttttaacattttcctttgtgcttttatttattctttctagaAACTCTAATGTCTATGTCAGGTTTCAGCTATCTTATTTATACTTTCATTAGATTCCATATTAAagagaagattttctttttcagagaaggCAGGTTTTCTGGTATTATTAACCATGCAtcagtgaaaagaaagaagttcttatgtgatatgttttaaaattaaaactggatGAAAATAACCATATGGTCATTTGGATATGAAAATGACTTTGGATATGAAACATGCAAAGAGTTCATTAAATGTGACTTGACATTGTAtcctatttaaataaaatactttttatctttaaatgaCTTGTAGTTGAAGGAAAACTAATTTAAGACCACATTATAGTGTTTAACTACTGTGTACAGCAGTgcttctgtaaaatattttaagtattgtAGTTATCAGCTATAATATTGGCAGTGACAtcctgtatatatttatatgtaaatttatttacctttttacttacactataaatattaagaaaacattgtaacatttgataattttgaaatgattcaCCTTTCAGAAATAAAAGCGTGGATGTGcatgttttagaaatttttttgaAGTAGCAAAAAGGTTTTTGTTACAGGCAGTCAGAATGATAACAATGAGAAACAACAGCCTGGCAGTAGGGAGGGGTGTTATTAAAAGTGTTTATAAGAACTCAAAAAGCAATGCAGTAGGGCTTTTTAGTGTCTTCTAAATGGCCCAGTGTGGACAAATAATTCTCCTTGCCTCAAAGGGCCTTTGGGCTTTGGCAAATGCATATTAATCGCTTTGACTTTGAGCTACCTGAACAAAAGTCAGTTCTCGGAGTATCCACTCTCAGGGACCGGAATAAGTTTCCCCTCCTATCAGGGCAGGAATAAATAATGCAGAACATCCATTGGAAACTGCTCATTCTACTTCGCCTGCCTCTTTGTCCTCTCCTCTCAAGGGGCCAAGATCTGTTACTGGGCCAGAGAAAGCCCAGTCTGTCTTGAGCATGACAGCGCTTTGCATAGGTGAGGATGGCACTGGGGTCTCCAGCCCCTGCAGCCAGCACATCACGGTCATTCTCTGTTCTTGTCTCTCTGTCCCTGTTTAATGTCGTATGACCAACATACCCACATGTCTGACTCAGGTCCCTGGAATCCAGTTTATCTTCTCCGAGTCACAATATTCATTTCTGCACTTATGACAATTACTGTCGTCTTCTTTTAGAACGCTAAAGGAATCCCTTCAACTCCCCACACTAAATCAAATGTTTGAGGTCAGCCCTTACTTCTCATTAACTTTTAGGATCAGGCCAATTTATCATGCAGTCAATCAGGGAAGGTTTCTTGCAAGGCCAGGCTTCCTGTAGAACCAAGAAAAGACTCCAAGAGCACCAAGACTGCACAGGGCTCCAGGTGTGTATCTGTCACAGCCAGCAGCAAATGTCAAAACTCCCTGGACATTGAAAACTCAGCCTTGTGAAAGATCTAGAAACTCTAAgaagagtggggtggggtgggggtagattGAGAATTCCAGGCCACGTGAGAGGAGCTGGCATCTAGGGCCATGCCCCCACCCAGAATCTCACAGGCTACCAGAGCTACGGggatttttgttttacaaaaaggCCCAGAGAGTGATGGTGagttgcccaaggacacacaggaaGTCAGAAGTCAGGGAAGAACCAGGACTAGGACCTACTGAGCCCCTTCTctgtgagacacacacacacacacaccttccaaGGCAATGGATGAAAGAGGGATAGGAAGAGACAAGGGTGGACCCAGAGTTGCAACTGAGGGAGCCAGACATGGACTTGTAAAGAGCCCTACACTACCCACCACAGGAAAGTGGAGAAGCTTCAGGGGTGTGGGGAGAACCTCTACACGGTGACTGAGGCTTTGGAGACCCTGGAGAAAGGGGGCAAGGCTGGAGGGGAcgtcccttctccctcctcactGTTGGGGGTTCCAACGTTGGGAATCTGCAAGGTGCTTTCTGGGCCCACCCCAATCACTTGCTCCCACGCTTTCCCTCCCGCAGCCCTTGAAGCTCCCCTGCGTCCATGCCTGCCATTACAGCGCCCTAGTGTAGCTCTCGTTCTCTCATCCAGTTCCCCTAATAACGGCgtttttatcttttctaacaCCACTCTTCTCTTTTCTAAGGACTTTTCCATCTATTATCTCACATGTGTCCTGCGAGATGGGCTAAATTGTGATTGCAATCCCCATGTCGTGGTGTTTAGGAAACTTGCTCAGAAAAGTCCAGTGGCTCGCCAGTTACTTGGTGGTGACTCTGTAAGCAAAAACCAGGTTTCCAGACTCCCAGCTGGTGCTTTCCCCTCAGCTCCACCACAGCTGGAGTTCTTCCATCCTCCGCCAAGTTCCCTTTCGTATTTCTCTCCCATCGCCCCCACCTCACTGAACTCCTGTCTTTCCCCGGGAGCTGTCAGTTccaacaccaccaccaacctGCCTCGATAGTAGTCACTCGGGAGAACAGGTGGGACCACTGGGTGGGAtgtgggagagaggaggagaggcagaCAGCCCAGGTCAGCCGCCAGCCTAGCCTTTGGAGCCACGCTGCAACCTGGGAGGTGAGCGTCTTCCATTCCTGATTAGGCTCTGGCCCTATCCCCTTCCTGGGTACCCCCACTCCCTTCTGTGTGGCTCTCTAATGCCTTCACCTCCCATCACTCCTCCCCTGTGGGAGGCAAAACTGTGGCTGGAGAAGCCAGCCGGGAAGCCAAAGAGGAGTCAGGGAGTCAGTGCCGATTGGTCGGGGCCCATTTCTGACCCCAACAGACATTCTGTCATTCAAGGACCAGGAGCTGAAAATATTCCCCGCTGAAAGCAAGAGAAGCTGAAGGactcttctccccttcccctccataATGTGATGGGGGCTTGGAAAGGAAGGACAAAGTCTTAGGAGGCAAAAGGAACACAAAGACCCCCAGTCTCCAGTGAAAGAAACAGATCAAGTGAGAAACTCAAGCCCAAAGCCCCTTCTCCAAACCTATGGATGATGGTAGTTGGGATGCAGAGGGACCCCTCAGACTGCCAGGATTGTGGTGACGACTAGGATCCCAGCTACCGGTTTCTTGGGCCCATTAAGTGtatcctccccctgcccccagcctctaCCAGGCTGTTGTAGGCAGGTCTGGGTGGTGGTGCAGGAGGATGACTCTGTCCTTGGGGCTCTCACTTCTGTCCATCTCTGTTCATCACAGTCACCCATGGTGATGAGCTGTGCCCCTTTCTCCTCTGTGGGATTCTCAATGCTCATCGGAAAATACTGTAAGGACTTGAGCTCCCTCCCAGGACACCCCACACCAGACCTGACCTGATCATCTTTCCCTGGGGAGGGGTAGTTGAAGGACGGCACAGCTCTAGTAGGGGGCCTCcgtgcctgggggtgggggacccgCTGGGTGAAGTCAGGTGAAGATGGCACAACTAGGGTCCTGGTCACCGCTGTCCTGTACCCAAAGCTCAGTCCAGGCCTgagccctcacccccacccctgagaACACAAGAAGTTTGGGCGCTGCAGGCTGAGGTGAAGAAAGAGACACCTAAGATGCAGGGCCTGACTCGGGAATTGGgaccacctccaccccccacccctcatccccagAGAAGGACTGGAGCagctcttccatttttaaatattcagaatatttaaCAATTTACCTACTGACAGACTGCAACAATTTTGTTCATCCTTCATCtcttagaaaaagcaaaataatcatTCAACTAAAAAATCTCCATTACACTTCATAAaactcattatattttaaattttgctatttCATATTACCATGGAATTATCGCTTACATAGGTTTTTACAGCAGGAAAATTAAACTCATTTAGATGTGGCTTAAGGTTAACAAAATGATGTTTtgtagaaaattgtttttaactaAATGTCTAATGTGGtttcttaacatattttataacttgCTGTAGGCGTCCATACCTCTTTCCACAGCTTTCATTATTCTTGTATAGTAGTGGGTGGCAACTGATAAAACTGTGGGCCAAAGGTGGCCCTCTACCTGTTTTTGTATAGATTGAAATCTAAGAATGGTTCTTACATGTTTTAATGGTtgggaaaaatatcaaaagaagacTATTATTTcataacataattaaaattatatgaaatttggGTTTCCGTGTCTACAAGtaaagttttatgggaacacaAGCACACCAATTTATTTGTGTTCTTGTCTAGGGCTGTTCTTGCAATGCAATTGCAAAGCTatgtagttgcaacagagaccatgtggttgcaaagcctaaaatatttactgtttggttCTTTACCGGAAATGCTGGCCAGCCTGTTAGATAGCAATTCCAAAGCTTATTTTGTGCTATAATCttattaacttaaaaagaaaatgtactagtatatgaaatattgttttttcacttaaaagaaaaagcatctgaggggacttcattaaaaaacaacagaTATAATTTTCTCGTAAACAACCTTAACTTAGAACTTTATTGAAGGCTAAGCCATTCTGTTACAGGCAAGAGATGATTTTTTGAAACAGGgacctaaaataaatttaaaaaatacatatctatacatatctatatatctatctatcgatatagtagatagatatatagatacatatatagtAACTTGATTTAAGACCACACAGGCCTAAAAGAGACTGTTACTGACTAAATTTACTTGGGGTTACTGCAGTCCAGGTCCAGGCTTAAATGCTTCACGTGGGTCATTTCATTTGAGTCTTATAAGAGTCCATGATAAATTGCTCTAGTGTTGCATCTATACTCTAACTTTGCAACACCTGTTACTGTCACCCTTCCATTACAGAGGAGAAAGCGGGAACTCCAGAAAGGTTAAGTCAGTTGCTGACCTAAGGTTACAgtgctggcaagtggcagagctgggagtatTGGAATCTAGATTGTTCTGCTCCAGAGCCAGCATTCTTTACTCTAGC
Proteins encoded:
- the CYP7A1 gene encoding cytochrome P450 7A1, whose amino-acid sequence is MMTISLIWGIVMSVCCFLWLILGMRRRKMGEPPLENGSIPFLGCALQFGANPLEFLRANQRKHGHVFTCKLMGNYVHFITNPLSYHKVLCHGKYFDWKKFHFTTSAKAFGHRSIDPSDGNTTENINKAFVKTLQGDALNSLTEAMMENLQLVMRSPVQPESKMSAWVTEGMYAFCYRVMFEAGYLTLFGRDLAGQDAQKALILNSLDNFKQFDKIFPALVAGLPIHVFKTAHHAREKLAEGLRHENLGKRDHMSELVRFLNDMLFTLDDMEKAKTQLAVLWASQANTIPATFWSLFQMIRSPEAMKAATEEVNKTLENAGQKISFEGNAICLTQVQLNDMPVLDSIIKESLRLSSASLNIRTAKEDFTLHLQDGSYNIRKDDIIALYPQLMHLDPEIYPDPLTFKYDRYLDENGKTKTTFFYSNGLKLKYYYMPFGSGATICPGRLFAVQEIKQFLILMLSYFELELVESHVKCPPLDQSRAGLGVLPPLNDVEFKYKLKHL